A portion of the Pseudarthrobacter sp. L1SW genome contains these proteins:
- a CDS encoding 4-(cytidine 5'-diphospho)-2-C-methyl-D-erythritol kinase → MSALAGRFAARTVRVKAPGKVNVSLEVGPLRPDGYHSVASVYLAVSLYEEVAATSTEAPGITISLSPASTVDLDAADIPLDGSNLAHKAAAIMADVSEHTTGVHLEITKRVPVAGGMGGGSADAAATLLACDALWNSGLSREELAHLAAELGADVPFSLLGGTAVGLGVGDELSPALAKAQTHWVLVTADYGLPTPEVYRTLDRLREAAGINAAEPTGVDPKILTALRGGDAEALSRVLVNDLQRASIELAPALRDTLGIGESHGAIAGIVSGSGPTVALLADDSVAAEGLATDLRHYGLTALAVHGPVPGARIISDTLL, encoded by the coding sequence ATGAGCGCCCTGGCGGGACGGTTCGCTGCCAGGACTGTCCGCGTCAAAGCCCCCGGGAAGGTGAACGTCTCACTGGAAGTGGGGCCGCTGCGTCCGGACGGCTACCACTCGGTCGCCAGCGTCTACCTGGCGGTTTCCCTCTACGAGGAAGTGGCCGCCACCAGCACGGAGGCGCCCGGGATTACCATCAGCCTCAGCCCCGCCAGCACGGTGGACCTGGATGCCGCAGACATCCCGCTCGACGGAAGCAACCTTGCCCACAAGGCAGCCGCGATCATGGCGGACGTCTCCGAGCACACCACCGGAGTCCACCTGGAAATCACCAAGCGCGTGCCTGTGGCCGGAGGCATGGGCGGCGGATCGGCCGATGCTGCCGCAACCCTGCTGGCATGCGACGCCCTCTGGAACAGTGGGCTGTCCCGGGAAGAGCTGGCGCACCTGGCAGCCGAGCTGGGTGCCGACGTCCCCTTTTCCCTCCTCGGCGGCACAGCCGTTGGCCTGGGCGTTGGCGACGAGCTCTCGCCGGCGCTGGCCAAAGCGCAGACCCACTGGGTTTTAGTAACCGCAGACTACGGACTCCCCACGCCCGAGGTGTACCGAACCCTTGACCGCCTCCGGGAAGCGGCCGGCATCAACGCCGCCGAACCCACCGGGGTGGACCCGAAGATCCTTACCGCCTTGCGCGGGGGTGACGCCGAAGCGCTGAGCCGCGTCCTGGTCAACGACCTTCAGAGGGCGTCCATTGAACTGGCGCCCGCCCTGCGCGATACGCTGGGTATCGGAGAATCGCACGGAGCTATTGCGGGCATCGTCTCCGGATCGGGGCCAACGGTGGCCCTGCTGGCTGATGATTCGGTGGCCGCTGAAGGCCTGGCCACGGATCTGCGGCACTACGGCTTGACGGCCCTCGCCGTCCACGGCCCGGTCCCGGGGGCGCGCATCATTTCCGACACCCTCCTCTAA